One Aegilops tauschii subsp. strangulata cultivar AL8/78 chromosome 2, Aet v6.0, whole genome shotgun sequence genomic window, ATTTCTTAGTATTTTTGAAATATACATGAGTACAATAGCTCAAGCAAATAGGAAACCACGTAAGTGATGGAGAAGGCAGAGAATTAGTTCAACATCCAGTCAGCAATTTAAAAGTAAAGAGGTAACAAAATGTAGTTGAGCTATACTGCATCACACACAAAAAACTTGAACTTTACATAATCAAACCTGCTTAGCGACGAACTCCAGCTTAAGATGTATCCTGTACCAAGACCAAGCTTAAGATGTATCATGTACCAAGACCAATCTAGAGAACCAGAACTGCAGAAATTAGCAAATTTGAACTTTTAGTAATTCATTCCATCGGCAAAATGAATTACAAAATCTTCTCTTCACAAACTATGTACATCAACAGCAAAATCGAAGCAACAACTGTAACCATATTTGAAAATCGCAGAAGCAATACATAGGTGTACTGATGCGCGGGGAATTTTAGAACTGATGTTCTATTATTTTTGACTACTGATGTCAATCCTGCTCTTCTTTTTCCCTTGCTGCTTGTTGCATGTGCACCAAAATTGTAATAGCAAAGCACCTTAAATTAATTGACAAAAGAGGTTCCTCTATGCACAAAAGAGGGAGTCTGTCGAACCTGTTGACATTGTTTAACATGGCAGTCTGCAAACTCTGTTGTGCATCTACAAATCTTCTCATACTGTATGAAGAACATGGAAAAACTTATGTAATTGGACTTACAACCGGCAAGTAGATGAACTGAAATGAATACAAATACCCGTTGTACTATACAGGAATAACATGGAAACACAGATGAAATCGAACTTATGATCGACAAGTAGATGAACTGAAACAGAATACAAAGATACATGTAAAGAGGAAGGGGGAAGGCCAGACCTCGTCGTTGCGCCGTTGAACGGCCTCGGTTGTCGGCAGTGAACGGACTGTGGTGCCGGCGGTGAACGGCATGTCTGCTGCGGGAATCGGGGGATGGGGCACGGCCTGCAGAAGCAGGAGGCGGTGACCTACAGAAGGAAGAGGCCGCGACCTGACGGCAGAAGAGAATTGAAGAAATAAATATTGGGGCCTGCTCATATATCCACAAATTCAGACACCAAAACTAAAAGAAAATAATAGAACAGAAATAAGAGAATGTTAAATTTGACGTATCAGTTTTTACCATCACTTCCAAACCTTCAGTTTTTTCACTCCTATCTAATCTTCAGCAAATTCTCTAGCGGACTATTATTCTTGTCAAAAGTAATCAACATGAATGATCTCCACCAGTTACCAATTCTAGTGGAGCTATTTGTACCTTCATCATAGAAAAAAGTAGACTTAATATTTCTAAGTTCTGAAGATGAACAAATAAATCGTACAAAATACTATCCAAAAATCACACTTTTCACGATACCAAAATTCTGAACTTGCCATACAATACTTTTTTATTTTGTCATGCGGCACTCTTTGAACTTGCACAATTCATTGGTGGCAGGAAGCAGCAACTAGAAGTATACAATTGTTTTACAGCATCCTAAACCCTGAACCGTATCTGTAGGAAATCTAGTCAGGGTCTCAGGAATCAACTAAATTTTCCATTCAATTCTATATTTCATCAGTACTAGTAGGACTCAACCATAAGTGCGGAATTGTAGCAATGTTAAGGAAATAGTTTCAGGAGCTGCTCACGCCGGATGTGGGGTGCTCGCGCTCGTGGACGCTATCGACGCCGACGACGGGATCCAGCCATCCACGGGAGCCCCGCTCATGGACACCGACGATGTGCTCCGGGGGATGTTTAATCTCTACCTAATTTGccacattttttattttttacagCTCACTTGCAGAACAAAGAGACATATTAGGTGCCTCATTTTTTCATGGAAAAATCAAATAACATTTTTGGACGGCGGAAGAAATCTAGAGGAAAGAATCTTACCTCCACAGTGCAGTAGCTGGGCCTCCCTGCAGCAGGAGAGAGACGAGGTGCTCCATCGAACGTCACCGTGGGAACGACATGGTGGTAGCCAGATCCTGGGTGTTGCTGCAATGAACGGACCGGGTTGGTGGCGTTGAATGGCCTGGGGTGGTCCGGTACTGTGGTTATGGAGCCCCACTAGGACGAGATGCGCGGTGTGGGAGCCGGGGGAGATGGGGgcgcggcggtggccggagctggTGGAGATGTGGTCGGGGCGGCGGCAGGAGCCTGGGAGGAGAGTGCGGAAGGGaaggtcggggcggcggcgcgcatggcaggaggagtaaggaggtgcggcggcggcgcgcgtgctaggaggaggaaggaggtGCGAGGGCGGCGGCACGGGTgctaggaggaggaaggaggcacGGGTGccaggaggaggaaggaggcgcggGGACGGTAGCGCACGTGCCAGGAGGAGGAAGGAGGTGCGGGGATGGCGGCGCGCGTGccaggaggaggaagaggagcggGACCGGTGACACATTTGGTCACGTCAAGCAGCATCGAAGCATACACCTTCGTGGAAGCTCCGATCGAACAAACCCAAGTTGATGACATATACATGCAATATCAAAGCTAGAACAAATAGTAATCAATTATGAGACCAAGCACGTTGTAGCAAAATCTAATACTGTTTACTCACAGCCATATTGCTTAACTTATCCATCATCAGGAGGGCAATTGATTAGTTCCTGAAGGCACTTAACGTGGTTTCATTGGCACGCAAAATAGTGAGAACATTCTTTCCACCAGCTTCAAAAACCACGTTGCATAATGCCATTCATTCTTCCATCTAGCAAGTGTGTGGAAACACTAAGCTCAATATATACTACATTATATGGTATTTGATAAATCCAGTTACGAACATGGAACATAAATTTTGACTTTTTATAGTTGTCCCAAAAAATTCACACAATTTATATGTTGCAACACATAGAAAGAGAAAGCATACGTTCAGAACCAATATTTATCACACCAAAATGGATGTAAATAGAAACATCACTTTTTCTTGGAACGGATGTAAAATTCATATTACAACAGTCATCTAATTTCCTAAATGGACCTACACAGACCAGGAAACAATTTTTGCTTCCCTAGGGAATCTTCCTGAATTGTTTCTTATATTTCCATTCCTCCTAATCTCCGGTTCTGTACAAAGCTCTTCAACTGCACAAAACAGAAAAAACAAAGAATACAATTGCATGATCAACATAAGTCGTGTGTTCTAATGGAAAGCGCCGTAATGCAGCAATATAATTCTATGCTTATTACAGCAGAAGTTGCAATATAGGTCGACAAAAAAGCAAGTTTCAAGCACCTGGAAACAGATTATAGTACAAAATTTTAGCATCCTTGAACCACTACATACTAACACAAATTAATTTATCAGTGTTCATGCACATAGAACAAACTGTGTTGCCCACTATAGGGTAGGAAATTAAAGATGAATACTTATTAGAGTGTAACTGACATGTTGAAAGATCCTGCGAAGTTTGAAATTAATCGCATAGATATTGCTGATCCTAAAAATTGAATTGCAACGAAAAGGTGGAATACAAGTAGAGGAAAATAACAGAGATTTCAATGGGCGAGCATGGCCGAGGACATGACAGCTTCAACGCCACACCACCTTCAGTACAGAGATTTTGTTTGAACTGTGGCGGACTCTGTACATGGTCGAGATTAGCTCATAATGAACACTATTAGGTTTACCTCTCCAATTTCTGTTTGCTGCAGCTTTTGTGCTTATGAAGAGGAGCCTCAAGTGTTGCTCATGGCCCCAAGAGTTTTCATCGCAACCCATCTTGAAGAACAGGGCAAAGAGATCAAACAACTCATCCAGTCGACATAAACTATATCTCAAACCTTGAATGCAGCTCCACTTTCCGAAAATCACTGACCAGTTCACAAGGACATCTCCAGGGCTGAAAAGGCTGAAAAATACAAGCATATAATAAGTTTCTATGCTCAGCAGTAAAAATACAAGCATATAATAAACAATCAACAGATAACTTACTTCTCGCCAAGCAGATTTAAAGCATGAAATTTCTGCCCTCATGGACGCGCCATGGAGAAGAGTAAATTCATTAAACACTCGTACCTAAATGAAAgcaggaatttgagcaacaaaacGGGCATGTAGAAAAATATCTCAGCGACTGCGAACAATTGATCAAAAGGCATGACTTACAGTGGATAGACTGAGGTCTCGGCCGTGCATAGATTCTACCCAGTAAAATGGCAGCAACACGCCAAGAACAACGACAGTTAAGGATCACATCTGTCCATACATGGTCCATACTCCCTGAAATCCTGGAAGAACAAACCGTGAAAAGTTGAAATTAGGAGTAAATAACATATCAAAAGAGTTCACAAATAGAAAGGAGAAAATCCGATATCTGTACAAAGACAAAATTATGTTTCCGTATCATAAACTCTGTACATCCAAATCGCTAGGAAGATTCTCTGTTGGGCTACTACTGCAAGGACATCCAGCATTCTGCTCGTACTTTTAAACACATGAACGAATCAACATGTATGCACTGAATGAAAATATCCTCATGAAACAAACCAAAGGAGGATGAAAAGCAGATCTGAGACTTGAGGAGAGAAGAAATATCATATTGATGTACAATCCAAATAACCTAAACCTGAAAATAGAGAATAGAACCATGTATGCATACTTGTACCCTTTCTGAATCATTAAATACACCATAACTATTTTAAATTTATTCGTTTAGCAATTAGGACACCGTACATAGAAGTAATTAATTACCTATAAACATCAAAAGTTAACTAAACAGTAGGCTATTTACATGGACCAAATCAAATTTGTGACTGGTTTTAAGGTTGGAATTGAACACTTGCAGACATAGACGACTCAAATCAACCTTGACTAATCAATAAACAATCGATTCCAACATACGGAGAAGAATCTAAGTTTCTTGTGAGGCTTCATCTAGGAACAATATCATTCCCAATCAATGAAGAAACACGTGACACCACTTACATGGGGCCGAAGAGGTTCTGGCGGAGGTGCCGAAGACATGCGAAGGCGGCCCCGGAGGTGCTCGGATCTGGCTGATGCAAGGGTCCATAGCGCGATAGGGAAGGCAGGGGCTCAGGGGCGTCGCCGTACAGCCGATGGTGGGGGCGGCGAGCAGCGATTGCTAGAGATGTGCTGGCCGACGAGGTGGAGATGGTGGCTGCTTGGGCCTCCAGCGGTGGCTGGTCTGACCGGCGCGGCTGCGCGGTTGTGCCCCTGGTCGGGGTAGGGAGGGCAGCGGAGGAGGTCGTCGGGCGGCGTACAGGGGCTGCAGCGGCCGGTGGAGGACCACGGGTGGACCAGCGCGGCGGCGAGGTGGTGCCGAGGACGGCGAGCGATGGCCGAGGAGCTGAGGGGCGGGGTGGGGAACTGGGGATGAGTGTGTCGATGAGAGAGATGTGGCCCATGTGGGCTTTGCGGGGCTTGGCCCATGCGCGCGTGCGCGGGATGAGCGACGACGGACGAAGATTGCGAGCGACGTAAGAGGGGAGACGGAACCTTACGTTTCTTTTAGATGGTAGagaagtatatatatatatatatatatatatatatatatatatatatatatatatatatatatatatatatatatatagaaactCTATTAATAACCCTGGGTGAAGAATAAGTAATTCTTCACCCCGGTCGACCAACCGAGCCAGACTACCTAGCCCGATCGCACGGCTCAACAAAACCACCACGGCTCCACCGGTCGCCGCTGCACCAATGTAAAATTTTATACCCCTCAGAAAAAAAACAGCCCACTTCTCCCACTCCCCTCTCCGATTCTAATCAGGAGCGGAGAGGACGAGGCGTGCGACGATGCGAGGGGCGGTTCACCATGGTGTCGGCGTCGGCTCAGCGTCGTGATGCTCGTCGGCGTGGTGACCGGCGCGTGGGCTCGGCATCTATGCCGGTTGGCCGAGCCGTGTGCAGAGGCGTCGGTACTGCTTGGCGGTAGGGCTTCTTCATGATGCGCAGGGATCCCCTCCCATCACGGCGGTCCCAAGCACATCTTTCTCCCCTCCCCCGccgctgcctgccggccagcaaGAGCACCGCTGTGCTAGGTACCCTGTGCTTCCACCAGGCATAGTGCGACCCCCCGCTGCCGACGCCACTGCAGGTTCCGCCTCCAACCTTCGCGAGCAAGCAATCGTGTTTCCCTCTCAGCCGCGTACTCCTCAACAGCGCCCCTCCAGTTCTTCCCTGACCCCAACGCTGATTTCAGTCTGCTTTAAAAAAACACCGATTTCAGTCTGGTGCtctaacgcccacgatgcggctatatctcccacgtgtcgaggcacgacttagaggcataaccgcatagtggttttgtcgcaagaagggtcatcttcacacaatcccatgtaatgaacaagaatgggataaagagttggcttacaatcgccacttcacacaatacataaatatcattcatacatcatccaaaatacaaacatatagaccgactacggtcaacatccagatgaaaataagacaaccccaaatgctagatccccgatcgtcccaactgggctccactactgatcatcaggaaaagacacataataacgaccacgttcctcgtcgaactcccacttgagatcgacgccatcgtctgcactggcatcgtcggcacctgcaactggtgttggaagtatctgtgagtcacggggactcagcaatctcacacccgcgagatcaagactatttaagtttaaagggggaatggtgcaaagaggtggagctgcagcggcaaaaacatatttggtggctaacttgcgcatatgagagcgagaagagaagcaaaggaacggacgtcatctagcaatgaccaagaagaggtcctgaacacctacttacgtcatacataacacagaccgtgttcacttcccggactccgccgagaagagaccatcacggctacacacgcacttggtgtattttaattgggtcaagtgacaagttatctacaaccggacattaacaaattcccatctgcctcataaccgcgggcacggctttcgaaagataataccctgcaggggtgacccaacttagcccatcataagctctcacggtcaacgaaggataaaccttctcccggaaaaacccgatcagtctcggaatcccggtttacaagacatctcgacaatggtaaaacaagaccagcaaagccgcccgaatgtgccgacaaatcccgataggagctgcacatatctcgttctcagggcacaccggattgtccaagcttccgataggccagaccagagttgcccctggtggccaccggcgactgacagtttggaccaatactcagaggagcactggcccggggtttaaaataaagatgaccctcgggctctagaaaatccgggggaaaaggtataggtcgcaaatggtaaaaccaaggttgggccttgctggaggagttttattcagggcgaactgtcaagggggtcccataaatcacccgaccgtgtaaggaacgcaaactcaaggaacataatcccggtttaacagtaactagggcggcaagagtggaacaaaacaccagacataaggccgagccttccaccctttaccaaatatatagatgcattaatttaataagagatattgtgatatcccaacatgtccatgttccgatatggaacaacttcaacttcacctgcaactagcaacgctataagaggggctgagcaaaagcggtaacatagccaaacaacggtttgctaggaaaggatggttaggggctgacatggctgaaataggagacatgatatagcaagtgataggtagcgagcatggcaatagagcgaacaactagcatagcaaagatagaagtgatttcgaggggtggtcatcttgcctgcaagattctcagagttgtcgaaagcttgatcctcgtaagcgtactcgacaggttcctcgttcacgaactcgtctcccggctctacccaagacaagaacacaaacaaacggaaccacaatcaacaacgagaaatgcacaagcaacatgatgcaagacatgtatgatatgcaagatatgatatgcgatgcgtatgcgtgctccgaaggaaaatgatgaacatggcagtaacttggcaaaccaagcatgccactggaaagatgagatgatttcggtcgaaatcgatataaagatcaccggaatcggatacacggtttgcaaatgacaagcaaaacaagaatgacactaatctgcgataaacagcaagatagcacttaaaatacaagaagtaacaatgctacagcaccccaacatagcaacaaagcacatggcagtaatctacaggagatgcttgacaaaagatgaacactgagctacggctagttcacaacatatcaagctcaaacaagcatggcaacagtgcaaaagattacaggttcacagacttagtgaaaaactggacatggcagaaatcagcatcaggtagcaatgttcggagcacggaatcaatatgctacaggaacttaacatagcaagacaaggcatggtagtgttctactaaatgcacatgacaaaagtcccttactgaccataagccaaaaaggaccagaagatatgatggcaagcatgtaaacatagcaagtttcgttatcaggtttcagacttagcagaaaacagagcatggcagaaatattaatatgtaggcctctttgtgagcttgacgcactcactacagagcaatgcatgacaaaccaagcatacctacagcaagatggcatgtttatgaagctatccatgacaagatcaattgcatagcatgtatggatcaactacaataagcttggcaaaaatgcatatcatgttaagaatctgccagaaatattttatagcaaaagtagagcaagattgagtcatgctatggtactctaaaattgcaaacaattgcaggaatggatcaattacaactatagctataaaacatccttactgaacatctacaaaatgtgcatggatctctctctagcatcaagtttacatggcaacaaaattacagcagacaaagacagagaaatcactaagtccctgaaaacagaattattacgggacctactttgcatgcttgtgctagtcaccacagagatcacaaaaatacatggactataccactggaaagatggcatggcatacttcaaaacacatgtagagctcatgctcaaaagatgcacagaataaatgatacaaaaatgacaaatctccaagttctgctaagaaccagagattaacagcaactagccctcttccaacgaagatttgggcatcaagatgacctctcatgaacatggtgcaattgaacgaaatgaagagcatcacgagacgaacaatttgacatattatacgcgcgaatcggagctacatgcacaaagttacggCATCGAGAGCACAAGCACTTGCTGATGGAATTCACAGACTTAGGAAAAAAAGGGGGGTTCGGGTCAAACCTTCCCGTtgaccagatcggatcgggggagGTTCCAGGCGCGGGcgctcgagctcgccggctcgggccggaggaggagagggccggcgggcgagggcgggggcggccggaggcgaggcgacggcgccggaggagggggccgccggcGGAGGCGGCGACCACCGGCGGGcgaaggcgcggcggcggggcccgGTGGCGAAGGCGGCCGGCGGtgatggcgcggcggcggccggtggagttggcggcggcggcgcccggcggcgcgggcacggggcccgaggcggcggcggcgggaggaggcgggccggcgatgggcctgcgggccggcggcgcggaggagagagaggcgggTGAGGTGGCGCGCGCCGATTGGCTGCGGCCGGtgcgtccggccggcggcggacgtgtccggcgcggcgcgaggagagggttagggtttagtCTGCAAATGTATTTCGGGATGCtcactcatttataggtagagggagctaggagactccaaatgaggtgcggttttcgcccacacgatcgtgatcgaacgacctagagcatggaagagagtttggtgggctttgggctggttttggagtgggtttttgctggatactcagatggactttgcggatgcccggttaaccgatgaagtaccaaacgacctccgaatggaacgaaacttgaccggtagtcttcgggtgatatattaagaccacttgacaagcctcggtccattccgagagagtttgacacacgcacacgaaagaaaacaagaagggtgcaccggaggagataggagcgccggattgcaaaacggacaacggggaaaaagctcggatgcatgagacgaacacgtatgcgaatgcaatgcacaagatgacatgatatgaaaatgcatgacatgacaaaatacaaaacgaaagacaaaacccgacaacggagggaaaaacatatcacatggccggaaatggcaagagtcggagttacaaatatggcaagttacatgcggggtgttacaggtgCATGCCTAGAAGCTACTTGGGCTGCACAGTCGTCTAATCCATTATAGGTCAGTATGTATGGTTATATACACAGTCGGTACTCTTATATCTAGTTTTGTAATTATTCTTGTTCCATTTGTTGATTGAAATGTCCCTAGCTGCCTGCATAAATTTTCCTCAAAGCACATCCTTTGGTGCTCGCTAATGGAATTTGTCCCAGTTTGTGACTTTGTGCCCATCAGCTGTTTGTGTAAATTCCTAGATCAAAATTATTTATGTGATACTATTACATTTTAGCTGGAGATGAATCATGCTTCAAAAACAATACACTATAGACTGACGTGATATAAAATTGTAGGTATTTATTTCCTAGTCATTTTTCTGTAAGAAAAACAGAGTCGTGGTGTTTTACTTAGAAGGGGAAGATAAAAAAGGAGGTGGGTTATGGTACTCCATTCCATTAGTAATTTTCTCTGTGGAAGGTACTGAAATCAGTTTAATATATAACATTCGAGAGTATGCATCGAATTCTTTTAATCATCTCAAGTTTCTGAATTCAGCAAATGCACACTAGGGGAGGAACTGTACCTGGTATTACATGACACTCTTCCTCAGTTAtgatgtaataaggaggcatctACCCATCAACACTTTAATAAAATTAATGAAAACTTCTGAATAGATAATGTGAAGAACAGTAGATTGTGGCGGTCGCACATAAAAGAGTCATATAGTGGCAAGACAGATTACATAATTTAAGTAATGGATAATAGTTAGTTTGCTCTTTTAATACAGCAGTTCCATTGATGACCTAATAGTATAACCAGTCAGTAAAGATAAAGCTGTAAGGAACAGTTCATACTTCACGTGTTTCCCTTTTTAATCGAGCTCTGCGTTTCAAGTTTACAACTCAGATTTTGATGTAATATTCACAGGGTTAAAAATAATGGTGTCCTCCATAAAACTAGAAGATGTGTTTAATAAGGTTATACAACCATCAACATTTGGGCTATTCTGAATTTCTGATTTTTAATAAATTTGCGACCTTTTTTTATTTTCAGATTGTGTTAATGTTTTCAAAGTTAAGCTCTGTGtatttgattttgattttgattttgTCCCCAAATTTAGGTGAAGCTCTACATTAGAATGATGATTCTTGaaagaatttttttggaattcATATACTGTTCCTGCACATTTTCTTTAGAACAGGATAATACATTTCTTGACACCTAGCTGATGCCATCATAGGTTCATTCTAGTTTCCGCTTTTGTTCCTTCGAATTGGCTACCTATCTGGCGGTCAAGTCTTTACACGATATTACAAAGGCGGCTCAAGATGGTGTCAAGTCGCCCAATCTATATCGGTCGTTTGAGGGAGTGAGACGGTGCTGTTGATCCTGTCGTCGCTATAGTGAGTTGTGTCTGTCATCGCTTGCAAATCCTAATTCCTTTGAAGTGCTGATTGCCAAACCAAATTATTTCAGTGCACACTTTCGTTAATTTTGATACCAATGCCAAGTAGGAACCGCATAAATAGCTTGTCTGCCAGTTTATTTAGCAACCTATACTCCATAGACAGTTTGGCAATAAAGACCGGAATAAATTAGCTGTTTACGTACAGCCTTAGAAGTTGATCAACTCATTAAATTCTGATTAGTTGTGCTCAAGTCCTGAATGAGATGATTCTTTCGCCTTTCAATCAACTGTTCGGTTCATATGAATATCTTTGTTGCAATAGTCAGTTTTAGTATTCATAATTCTATTTCTGGAACAGATCTCTGCTTCAAATGCTTCTGCATTTAAAGATGTCCAGTTACAACATTTTGAGGACTATCATTGGAAGTTGTTTTATGATGTACGTGCAAGGagaaaacagtagcaaataattCTTGCGGAGGGAAGAATTTCCAATGGAGACCATGCCGCTGGGTAGTGCACCCACCAAAATAATGT contains:
- the LOC109762137 gene encoding uncharacterized protein isoform X4; its protein translation is MRRFVDAQQSLQTAMLNNVNSSGSLDWSWYMIHLKLGLGTGYILSWSSSLSSEVEIGARWSVTVCVQTAHRNVTGRIPLFSVQQEVHVLMPLESM
- the LOC109762137 gene encoding uncharacterized protein isoform X3, whose amino-acid sequence is MRRFVDAQQSLQTAMLNNVNSSGSLDWSWYMIHLKLGLGTGYILSWSSSLSSEVEIGARWSVTVCVQTAHRNVTGRIPLFSVEGAPFCSVDSTKKVPAATAS